The DNA region ATCAAATCAGTGCTGCCCTGTGTCTACAATTGTATCTATATTTTAACTTGTATcttgttttgtttcgttttctGTGAAAATCATTGCTTGGAAATTCATTCCTACACTAATTCTGCCCTTCCCCTTAATATGTAATAACTTGCTCCCGTTTTTCAGTCCTATGTGATGATATAAAATGAACTTGGCCTTTTTTGGCACAGTGACAATGTATTTGATATGGAAAGTCTTTTATAATAGAAACCTCACCTGTTTGATAATAGTAGCCTCACCTGTATCTCCTTTGCCTTGAGGATCTGATTGCTCTCTGTTTAAAGGAGAGTTTCCTGTTCCTACTTTGTTACAACATGAGATTCAGGAAGCCTAAGGACTAACATTGTCTTTTACTTCTTTTTAAAGGTCCTGGCAGCCGAGCCTGAAGATGCTGAGATGCAATCAGCTTGGAGACATCTTTAAAGAGCCACGCTCTAAAGATTGTGGCGTGAGCTCCCCCTGGTGGAAAACAATTAGAACAAAAGTTTCTTGATGTTTAAAGTGCATCACTCTCAAGTCATGGCTATTGTTAGCACAGCGCCCCCTAGTTTCTTATTCTTTCCGGAAAATGAAGTTGTGGACCCAGTGATCGTACTTCACTACAATTATACTGGAAAGCTGAGccgtggaaaagaaaaaaaattgaccaTCATTGCACTTCTCATTATCTGTGGCTTTATCATCCTGGAGAACCTAATGGTGCTGATTGCCATTTGGAAGAACAACCGATTTCACAACCGCATGTATTTTTTTATTGGCAACCTGGCCCTTTGTGACCTGTTGGCGGGAATAGTTTACAAAGTGAACATTCTGATGTCAGGAAACAAAACTTTGACTTTGTCTTCCACGATCTGGTTTGTTCGGGAAGGCAGCATGTTTGTGGCACTGGGCGCTTCTACACTCAGCCTGTTAGCTATTGCTATAGAACGGCATTTGACCATGATCAAAATGAGGCCATACGATGCCAATAAAAAGTACAGGGTTTTCCTGCTTATTGGAACATGCTGgcttatctctctttctctgggAGCTTTGCCCATCCTTGGCTGGAACTGTATTGGCAATTTAAGAGACTGCTCCACCATTTTACCACTGTACTCCAAGAAATACGTGGCATTTTGCACCATCATCTTCATAGCCATCCTAGTGGCCATTGTAATCCTCTATGCCCGCATTTACATCTTGGTGAAATCAAGCAGTCGGAATGTCACCAACCACAACAACTCAGAGAGGTCCATGGCATTGCTGAGGACTGTTGTGATTGTGGTTGGGGTTTTCATTGCCTGCTGGTCTCCCCTGTTCATTTTGTTGCTGATTGACGTCGCCTGCAAAGTGAAAGAGTGCTCAGTTTTGTATCAAGAAGATGGCTTCATAGCTTTAGCGGTCCTCAATTCAGCCATGAATCCCGTCATCTATACGCTGGCAAGCAAAGACATGCGCCGGGCCTTCTTTCGCCTGGTGTGTGGTTGCTTGGTGAAGAACAATGTTGCCATGTCTTTGCCTATCCAGCCCACCCCGGATCAGAGTCGAAGCAAATCCAGCAGCGGCAACAACACTCCAAAACTGAACGATGACTTTCTGAAAACAAAAAATTTGTCGTACATCACCGAAAAGAATAAACCTCCGTTTTATAATGGAAATGTCTGCAAGTGAAATCTGCTGACTGGGCACTTCAATGATTCTTGTGCTGTGGCTTTTACAGAGCCAAAGAGAAAGGGGTTGTTGTAGTTTTTAAGTGGAGTTTCCTGCACTTAACTCATAGGAAGGGCAAACTTGAGACCGCTGCTTAATTCAAAGTGCCTATTTTGAGCACTGAGCTTTAGGCCTTCACCAACTGATTTAGGAAAGGTTTGGCTGCCTCTTCTAGTTCCCGTGAGGATtgtgtaaagaagaaaaaaaaaaagcgctACCCCTGACATTGCATTCTTGATGCAATTCAAATGAAAAAGTGTACTTACTAGAGAAACAAGGTAGGAATGGCTGTTGATTACTCAAAAGCACTACATGAAATTCACTTCTTATGTTACAAAAGGCAACTGTGGAAGCCCTTACAGGACCCTagcagagtcttcctcagcctacATCCGTCTGGAATCAATGTTTAGGACTTAAGAGAGTGCCTGGACAATTTAGCATCTATATGACTGGCTTACTTTTTCCGTAATAGAAACACTTATAAACATTCTGTGATGTCACAGTCATTCAGCAAGCAGTCTGGGAAAAATGCGAAATCATTTCATAATGATGGCTGGTCAGCTGGTTGCATATGTGTACAAAACGCCCTTCTCCACTGTTACTGTTCATTGGCCGCAGGAGACAAAACTTTCCCTATCCTGCAGTTTAAGGTGAATAATATACAGATATTCTATCCAGAAgagatgcaatggctcagtggctaagactctgagcttgtcaatcagaaaagttggtagctcgaatccctagcaccgcgtaatggagtgagctcctgttacttgtcccagcttctgccaacctagctgttcaaaagcatgtaaaaatgcaaatagaaaaataggaaccacctttggtgggaaggtaacagtgttccatgcaccttcggcatttaatcatgccggccacaatcacagagatgtcttcgtacagaactggctcttcgcctttaaaacggagatgaaaaCCACCAtccagagtcgggaatgacttgcacatatgtgtgaggggaaccttttcctttaccttaTTCTATCCAGGCTGCAATGTTATTGATTTCTGTTAACATTTTCACaaatatttattcatctattttgAGATGTGTTATATCAAGAAATCAGGGCTTAAGTTAGAATGCGGTGGTTTATTTTGCCAGGACTGATAAACAGCTGCAGGCCCAGCATTTGTTGTGTTGAAGTACACCAATCAAGGCATCCTAGGGAGGAAAAAGAGGGATTTTAATTTGGGGCACcaacctttgtttttctttgtatttgttttctttttattatgcCTGCTGTGTGGCATAGGTTTACATTATATGGCATTATAATATGCTAGTCTGTATATAATATAACTTTTTATTGTAACAAGTACTGTGAACATGTaatcttcaaatattttttaagtaaATGAAGAAAACATCTTTATGTAAGTTTTGTGAGATAGAAAATAGATGCTCAGTTAATCCAGTAATCAGTCTTGCATTTACCGGTGCAAATTTCCAGTGCAAATCAGCAGTTGTGACTAGAAGCCATTTCTGTATTCttctgtatatatataaaaaaacgcATAATCATTGTTTTTCactaaaatagtttttttattattatttaatgtagTTCAATGATAAAATTAAAACATGTGACTTGGAATTTCATGCATATTTCACCTACATATATTTTGATGTGGGTTTTGATTTTTTTACTATTTGGGAAGAATGTTACAGATTGAGAAATAGGTCTGCACTATTGTTGTTTAAAACCGAACCAGATAAATGGTCTATTGGAAATGATGTGATCCTCCCCAAAATCAGGAAAAGACAAAGCACAGGAAAATTGTTGCTACTTAGAGAAAGATATACAAATCACAAATCATACTTCACTGTTGACGCTCCTTGGCAGTTATATCTAGGCTCAAATTGAAATCTCTACATTACATTGAAATGTTCCTTGTTGGGGTCTTCCTATACATTAATCTATTCTTAGGCTTATCTGCCTAAGCCctttatacaagtagtcctcagcttacaacctttcatttaatgactgttcaaagttgcagcaTTGAAgaaattgacttaacaactgatccttgcacttatgaccatgacAGCATTTCTACTtattatgatcaaaatttgggcatttggcagccacaatgtatttatgatggttgtagcatTGTGAGGGTTGTTTATACACAATTTTCCCAGCCCGTTTctgacaacaaagtcaatgggggaaggtgATTttccttaatgactgcatgattcacttaacaactgcagtgattgcttaacaaccacagcaaaaaaagaaaggttgtagcaacagaaattctggtcctttATTATGGTTATAAGCCAAGGATTCCCTGTATATACTCTGTGCTTATTTTGGACTTAAGCCTTGTTTTTCTCCTCATTGTTTTGTTAATAGATCCGGCCTATTTTTGTCAAGGTCAACTTCTTTACTCTCTACACCGGTAACAGCTCTCCATGAGGCTTAGACATTTCCTTAAATATATGCCATAATGAATTGCTGTTCCACAATCCAtctggaaaatataatatttctcAGAGAAATGCCATGAATTGATAGAATCGGCCAATTTCATAGAGCCTGTCTTAAAAAATTTGTCAGGGGAAAGTGTGATGCCTGAATTCTTCCCTCGGACTAGATCCAACCCAGTCTGGGATCGGAACCACAGCAAAGCCTATCAAATCATACAGTCAACAATGAGCCAAGTCCTGTCCATGCCTGGTGACCACTACATATGGAAATTGCTTCCACCGTGCAAGCATTTCATATTGCTTGCATGCCATGAGGGAGATCTGAATGCTATTCCTTTCGAATATATCTCTTCTTTAGATGGgttctttgggaaaaaaattaagagtTATAGATATGAATCAAAATCGAAGAGCAAGAAACAAGCCCTTCTCTTTCTAAATGATGACAGAAAAATGAGACAGGAAGGGCGAGAGCAGATAAGACTGTCAAATACATCTTGAAATGCTGGCAAGGAACAGGAGACTGTCTGAGTCAGTCAGACTTTTCCTAAAGCCAAGTGTGTCCACCCATCAATCTGCACAGCCCACAAAATGTCATGAGCAACAGCTATCCTGTAAAAACGGGTAGCAAGAAAATGGTTCTGTCTTTGTGCAGTCAAGCCAAGGCTGCAGTGATAGATgagatgcaaaacaaaactcattGCTGATTTTCTAACGAGGAGGGAGAAATCCTTCAGATTTCCAACTTCACATACAGTAATCTAGCAAATACCAAACCCTGCACTGATTGGATGTCATCATTACTCTGGATACGTTTACCAAAGGACTATTTCTCACTGGTTCATGTTCCTGAGCAACAGATTGGATAATTGTTATCATTTCATGAAGCCTTCCTGAACATTTCTGCTGTAGTACAGTGTCCCAGAAAACGGATCTTTTACAAGAagcttttgctttatttatttaccattttACTAATTAGACTTACAGCTTTCCTCTGCAAATTTCACTTTTGTTTCTCCATAATTTCTTTCGGTAGTCTGAGATACAATAACTGCTACCAAATTACTAAATAAACTTCCATGGTTGAGGATAAACCTGAACCTGGATCTCCCTGGTCCAAGTACAACACCTTAATTACTACACTATATTGACTAAAAAGGGTTTAGACCATTGGTTTCTTCCAGTTGTAAAGCTGGCATTATCTGATATCCTCCAGATGTTTAGAATTAATTTCATCGTTCTCAGTATACACAGCCAATGGTCAAGGATACTGGGATCAAAATATTCAGAGGACACCATGGTGTCTATCTTGTTCTATATGTTCCAGGTCAAGTTAAAACTTCAGAATATAAAAACTAGTTTACATTTCTTAGACTATGCATTGCACAGTCAATTGGCAAACGGCAGTACTAAGTCTAATTTGAGATCATTATTTGATTGGCAATGCTGAATTTCTGAGAAAGTAATATTATAAATTAGTACTCCAAGTTTGGTTTGAGAATTGGATGTGATACTTTTTAATGTGCTTCTGGTGATTCAAAGGTTTGGAACTGTTTATTTTGAACAGGAAAGTACATATTATGGAAATGGAGGAGACAAATTGCTAGTTGACAATGATCTTGCATTTGAAGCAATGtttcaataaaataatattaaatcagataATTAGAACAGCTCCATTACATTATTTAGAATTATACTTACTTGAAAAAGTCAgtattctttatttctattttgaaGAAGAGCTCCAGAATTTTTATTAATGAGTTCAATTTGTGAATTCTTACTTTCCCCTCCTGTTCAGCCAAATGATTTGTAATCTTAGATGACAAAGATCTAATATTACACATCTGGAAAGTATAAATTCAAAGAAAGCTGTAATATTGCATTTGCACACAATTTTAAGTACCCATTTGATATGTCATCAGTACAAAGTAATTATCAAGAAAAATGTATAGATAAAAGCAgatatagtttttatttttaatgaaaaattgaATCTTTCAGATTTGCAGTTTGCTGAAATTGTGGGCAGGAAAATCATGTTTCTTATATTCAACTCCCTCCCATTCAAAAGTAGCCAAGAGTCTTGTtttatgcttttctttcttttttagaaacTGCCTAGGATGGTTAACAGCTGTTCTTTGTGAAGCGATTTGAATCATAAGCTATATTTCATCAGTCTCCAATTTAAAAGTCTCTGTAAGaaattatggtttttttttctgaaataagtTGGAGACAAAATACTATTGTTCAAATGGTAATATAGCTCATGAAGAGACCACTTTCTGCCAGCTGGGCTGCTAGCAAGGAGGACCATTCAGTTATCTTCTCCAGATGTTAGTTTTCCAAACTGGAAATGACTTTTTGTAAGATTTGTTTAATTTGACCTTGCTACAAATACATAGCATTAAGAGGTAAATATTGACATCATAGAaagtaaaaccttttttttttttggcccccGTGATTTCCAGACAATACAAAAGTGGCTATAGATATAGAGAGAATTGCACTTGTTTTAAATGTACAAACTCTTTGGGAATTGAAATTCCAAAAATACAGCAGACACTTATAATTATCTTCCCAATGGCAACCATTCATAAGACAGTTATTGGCATGATATAGATATTCCTGCATCAGGAATCTGATTAATCCacctaaattaaattaatatatttcttcTTAGGCTATTAGTTATGCAGCTGATCCAAAAAGAATCCTTGAACTGCATGCTTTTAAGGTGCCAGAAAATTCTTTGTTGTGTATACCTGAAAGAAGTGTTAATCTTAGCTTTGTGAAGATGAATTGCAAACTGCTTGAGACCATTTAAGTCAGAACTCACTTCAAGTAACAAATGCCTCTAGAAGATCTACAGGTCAGGCATGAAAGATCAAATCCACACATGAAGGTCCAGTTAAATCAGTTTATTGCTAAtcatgcctatgcacaggaatcttctcaactaacggTGAGCATCTGCTTGGCGTTAGATAAGGATCAACAGAATTCAGGGGAGGTTGGACTTAGTTCACTTGTGCCtacatagggattctaggcttATCCCTCTTTTAATTCTGCCCCCAGGTTCTCCCACTCCTTAGAATTTAGAGATTTAATATTGCTTCTGTTAAAGGAAGTGTTGTCAATTAAAGTCATTTATAGATCTAAAAGTCAGAGCATGGATCTGCAGATATTGGAAAAAATTAAATGGGttgctccttggatgagaaaccaCCAAAACccgtctagaacagtgtttctcaaacttggcaggtTGAAGATGTCTGGAATTTAACGACCAGAATTACCCAACCCGCATGACTgtccatggaattctgggagttgaagtctacacatcttcaagttgtcaacattgaggaaacactgctctagactgtAAACAGTAATCTATATTCTAAGATGTAGATTAGACTGGGAAGTTTCAAACAAAGACCAGAAGGTGATAGTGGCAAATAATTTCTGTTTCGTTGGCAAAACCACAATCCAATTGAAGGTATACAGTATTGACTCATGAGTGACTTTCTATTTTTATAGCTGTCAATAGGCTTATCCTTCGTTAATTGAACCAATCCAACATTTTTGTTAAAAGCCTCAGAGCAATTAATTTCAcaatttggggtggggtgggaattttTTTGATTTCTATTACATTtataatatatgaaaaaaaatgtaattatgaaGTAAATGTATTTGAGTAATCCAAATTCTTATGATAGGATAATATGTTCtttattatttcctttattaattttaatcttaaaaaTACTATTATGCTTCCAGCTTCatataccccaccccacccccaaataagTAACAGATGAAAAAACAGGAAACCTTATTCTACTTTGTAATGTTATAACATTACCACTACACCACTTGCCCCTACTACAGTCACTCCTTCCCCCTACTACATATGTTTCCCCTACCACCACATATTATATTCTTGTAGGAAAAGATGGGCACACAATTTTAGACATGACTGGAAAAGAAGAATTACATGCCTAATAAAACACTCTTAAACACTCTTTTATTAAATCAAAGTAATTTCACACAGCATATTAATAGAAAATTCAATGCATGTACTTCATACACAGATCACATCAAGTCAAAGTCAAAACAAATCGCAAACAATCTGGAGTAGTGTTATATACAAACTGAAATGAGACATCTGAAGTGTGGGGAAATGATCATTTACTTGAGAAACAAGAATGTGTTAAAAAGTTGATTCAGGATAACATTTCTTGTTGGCATACTATCTCACAGAGTCATTTTCCTTTGTCTGATGCTTGTTCattgcatttttttctgtttgctttCTACTATTGTGCTTATTATATTAcatttcttacttttttttagcTTTAATTTTCTAAAGGAAACAAGACTTGTGACACGTATATTCTAACTTCACAATCACACACAACTCAGATCTTTTCTTCTGTTAAAACTCCACTGAAGAGTAGAAAAATGGTTGTTGTCTTCAGCAGATTGACTTCAAAAATATAACTATCTACCATGTCTATATAGAATGGGACATGTGTATATGTACACAAACAGTGTTCCTGTTAAGGAATGAGAACACTTTGAGTAAAGACACTTTTCTGAAAATCCTTTtaagcagtgttttttttttaaatgcttcccTATTCCGAAGTCCTAAAAACATATTATTCTAGTACCCTGCAGAACTGGTATTTCTTCAGCCTACAGAAACCTCAACGGATGATGTTCTTTTTCTATGGACCTACAGCTACACTTTTATTTCTGATTGTGGCTTGTTGCACATCTCACCAGCCACGgggccagtcactttttttcagcaggCTGTTGGAGGCAGAGTTCAGTTCCAGAAGAGACAATAGGTAAATTGTACTCAAGATGATGCTTGATCAGGTGGCTAATGCTATCAAAGGTACGATCCTTTGTACGAATCTGAAAATAAGAAAGGACATGCAATCATATCATTTGCCAGATTTGATTATGCTTAACTGAAGGTCCCAGCCAGGTATAACAATACATTCATATGAATTCAATAGGTATGGCAGTCTGGAAAATTATACGATTTGGAAAGTCAGGCTGGGAGAAGACCAACCAAATTAGTGAGGAAACAACTTCAAAATGAACCTATTTCTTTGGTCTGTACCTATTTCTTTAACTACCAAGCTTGATTCTACTAAACTAAAAcccaatataaaaatattatactACAGTCGTGGAAAAAGACTACTTTTCATCATTTGTATATTTCTTTGCAAAGTTTTAATGTCCAActtaaataatgtaaataatgaGCAAATACATGGATCACATTGTGAATGTGGAGACTAAAATTAAATTGAAGCTCTGGGATATTCTTTAAGAGCTCACATCCAAATTTAGGAATTGGGGTCTTTAACAGAGCGGCAAATTATTTGAGCAGAAAAACCAAAATTGTACTTCTAAAATGTGGCATGTTTCCTCTCTTTATGAAGCATCTCCCTGCTTTGCAACCTCAGCCTAATATAGCCTCATTGATGTGGTGAGAATAATCTTTGACTGTCCTCTGCTGTTCAAACATGAAAGTTACACATATTATTTCTTGGTTCTTCATCAAGAATCAGAGACCAGCCTATAAATTAGTTGAGAAATTTAGAGGCCATGAAAAGGGTGATGCATCCTACTGACGTTTTATCGGCACTAGGGATTATACAGAATCATCCTTTCTACTATATCAAGACCAAAAAAacactttttccccttctctttcctgaTGGGAAAGCAATTCTCTCCTAAATTAAGGTGGATCCAAGCTGTATCAGAAATGGCTTCCAGGGAATGTGGCTCAACAGGTTCATATGGAAAGTTACTCAGTTTTGAAAGAAATTGGCTAGGAACTAGAAGTAGATCTGCTGGTGCATTGTTGGAATAGagatttatttgcaaataaaactgATTCCACAGGAAGAACCAgcagaattctttttttccctttcagaagAAAATGATTCCATGTATAATCTAGCTAGTTATGCTGATCACTTGAAATGAATTTGATACATACGTCAAAATCATTTCATCTGACACATGAATTGCTAAAGGGATCTGAAATATTACATCAGTTTATTTGCCCCTAGATTGCTTTGGAGAGATTCAACCATCTTTCAGGCCTTAACAAGGCCTTAAACAAGGCTCCAACTCTTCTTCCATAAATATGAAAGAGTTAGTGGAACAGGTGTCTAGACTTTATGTTGAGTTCTCTGATACTGACTGGAGAATCTCTTCACAAACTTTGCCTTCAGACATGAGAAAACAATGCCATCTGCTATTCTGAGTGTCTGTGTTTTGCCATTCCTGTCACTCTTCTTCTAGAAAGTTATCTTAGAATGAGAATCGACAGACAAAGAGAAACCATTCTCCTGTTGTTCTGCTACTGTTGTTGATTGAGAGTGGATAGGGAGAGTTCATGGTTTCATCTACAAGAAGAGGATATTACTGAAATAGAAAATTCCATCATCCAGTGCCCTCCAAGCCCTACTCTTCAGACAATGAACAATGTCTTCAGCTAAGCCTGAGCCTTGCAGTAGAGATAAGGATGAGAAAAAGGCAAACCTTCAACCaggggagggctgctgggggttcgcaggggtttgggagaacctctagctaagattctgtgcagtttggagaacccccaaatctcactcctggctggccccacccagcccctcccaggagtcccctcgcggcctgttttggatgcaggtaagggtacatgcggagggcaaaaaatgggcctaccagatgTACTGgatggcctccagagcctggggagtccgttttcaccctcctggaggctcgagaaaagcccccagagcccggggaggggaAAAACGCCCCCCTCggcctgccgtggtgcaggagccCAAGTAGGCTATTGCCCACCATgtccacatccacccagcaaccaggcagagaaccccttgctaaaaattttgaagcccacccctgccttcaACCAAGAACTATATAGATTGTTTTGTATGGGAGTACTTTTAGCAGCCAAAAAATGGCATCTGGGCCATCAGGTTCAAGCCTAAATTCAGGGTAGGAGTCCAAACTTTACATCCAAAACCTGGAGCAAGAGAGAATGACTTTATTCTTTGCAATATTGCCTCAAGTAAGCATATCCCTCCTTAGATGTTCTCAATGCTAAGCACGGCTAATTATGGCAAATGATCATCATAGGGCTTGATTTTTAGTGCCCTGATTGTTCCCTTCTCCAAGCCTCAATCCATCTTAGAGCACCTAGTTCAGAAATATTTCAGGCTGCATCTCATCAAAGTACATTATgatagaatgatttttttaatgatttggaaatgattcaaaaagaaaagagataatCGGATGAAGAGTGAACTCTTGCAATTTTTAAGATCTTGGTTATTTCATATCCTTCCCAGAAGAGACTTCTCTTGCCAATAAACCATACCAACTAGCCCTGCCAGTTAAGTAAAGaactgggtttttaaaaaggttttattttgaAATTGGAATATAATATTCTTTGCTGTGGTTCCACATCACTGTGTTGGCTTTTGGATAGGCAATTCGGGGTTATCAGGAGCtgcggtggtacagtggttagaatgcagtaccgcaggctacttctgctgactatctgctgcctgcaatttggcagattgaatctcaacaggctcaaggttgactcagccttccatccttccgagtcggtaaaatgaggactcagattgttgggggtaatatgctgactctgtaaaccgcttagaaagggctgtggacagtgcaccgtgaagcagtatataaatctaagtgctactgctattgctattaggctgTCTTGTCCTTCCCTTGCTGCCTTACCTGAAAAGAAATTGCAGAGGTAATGTCTCAAAACATTATTGAGGTGAAATCCTTCAGGTTATTAAGCTGAACTTTTGTAGCATCACTCTCCCTTAAAGATCTGTCCCTCATTTCATTTTAATCCCATTCATCCCCCCCCTCATGAAGCAGTTGCAGATATTATGATGCTTATGGTTGAAACTTTTATTAACTCATATCCTGCTGAACTGAATCACACTGCCTATGGATTTCAAAATGAATCAAATGAATCAAAATGAATCAAATCACACAACTATTGAATCTCAGGTTTTCTATCTGAATTAAATCGAGGCTGATTTGCACACACCAAATACTTACAAAGGTTCTTATGGGGTGATATCCCTCAAGAAGCAGGACTTCTCTGCAGTGGGTTTCATTAAGCTGAAGCTTAAAATTGCCCTGGTCCCTAAGATATAATTCTCTATTGCTCTGAATTTTGTATTGCACCACCACAAGTTAAGTGTGAATCAGCTTTAATGATGAAACCAGATAGTCCAGAAGGCTGGGTCTCTACAAGTAAAGTAAAAAAAGGTCTCTCTCCTTAGGATCACATACTTACAACTCCTTCAGGATCTACCAACAGAAGATGTTTGGCTTGTCCATTCTGTAATCCAGTGAGTACATAGGATCCTGGATTGGATGTACTTTTCCTAACCAGAAAGTCTCCACTTTTCTTTAAGAGCTGTTCTGCTTCTTTCCTGGTCATTTTTCCTTGATACCAGGGCTCTGTGCTCAGTTCTTCAGCTGCAGCTGCCCCACTTGCTCTGGAAAAGAGAGGACTGGTACATTCAACTGAGGTAGCCTTATTCAAAACAGGGCCTGGCATTTGATTCTTGAGAGCATCTTCGAAAGGGCCTGGTAAACAGTGGAAATAACAGAGAGAAATTAGCAACAATTTATGCCATCCAAATTCCTAATTTTCCCCCCCTATATACTGTGC from Thamnophis elegans isolate rThaEle1 chromosome 3, rThaEle1.pri, whole genome shotgun sequence includes:
- the S1PR3 gene encoding sphingosine 1-phosphate receptor 3; this encodes MFKVHHSQVMAIVSTAPPSFLFFPENEVVDPVIVLHYNYTGKLSRGKEKKLTIIALLIICGFIILENLMVLIAIWKNNRFHNRMYFFIGNLALCDLLAGIVYKVNILMSGNKTLTLSSTIWFVREGSMFVALGASTLSLLAIAIERHLTMIKMRPYDANKKYRVFLLIGTCWLISLSLGALPILGWNCIGNLRDCSTILPLYSKKYVAFCTIIFIAILVAIVILYARIYILVKSSSRNVTNHNNSERSMALLRTVVIVVGVFIACWSPLFILLLIDVACKVKECSVLYQEDGFIALAVLNSAMNPVIYTLASKDMRRAFFRLVCGCLVKNNVAMSLPIQPTPDQSRSKSSSGNNTPKLNDDFLKTKNLSYITEKNKPPFYNGNVCK